The genomic region GGAAAGATTGTATATTGAATAATATAGACCTTTTAATTCTACGTATATTTTTCTGACGCATAAATTCAAAATTAGTAACAGCTGTGGAAATTAAATCATAAGTCGGAACACTGGTAATAGTTTTATCAAAGTTCTCTATTTTTGCAGAAGTTAAATTGATTTCAATAACCGTTCCTTCTATATTGTATTTAGGAATTCTAATCCAATCTCCTACTTTAATCATTTTTGTAGATGCCATTTGCACTCCTGAAACAAATCCTAGTATTGTATCTCTAAATACTAATATAACAAAAGCAGTTATAGCCCCTAAACTGGTTAAAATAGTAATAAGATCATTCTTTGTAAGAATAGCAATAATCACCAAAATACAAAATATAATGGAAATAATTTTTAGTAATTGTGAAAAAGAACGAACTGCTATTGTTTGATGATTATTTTCACTTGTAGCTATTCTCATAATCGAATTCACTACTCGTATTAAAAACTGCAGAACGATTAAAACAAATAATATATCAAATGTTTTTTCTAAATAGATGATAATTGTGTGATAATCTTTAAAAAATGGTTCAATTAATATTAAACCAATAGACAAAGGAAAGAAATGAGCTAAACTATCAAAAACTTTATTTTCATATAAAATGTTATCCCATATAAAATGAGTAGAACTTACTATTCTTCTACCTATAAAACGAACACTCCTATTAAAAATAAATTCTAAAATGACTACAAAAACAGTGAAAAATAACATTTTTATAATTATCACAAGAGTGATAGTCCCCCATTTTTTTAGATCTAAATTATGAACAAACTCATAAATTCCTTGAA from Blattabacterium cuenoti harbors:
- a CDS encoding mechanosensitive ion channel family protein, whose translation is MYYKIFIEEVFSIIFQIQGIYEFVHNLDLKKWGTITLVIIIKMLFFTVFVVILEFIFNRSVRFIGRRIVSSTHFIWDNILYENKVFDSLAHFFPLSIGLILIEPFFKDYHTIIIYLEKTFDILFVLIVLQFLIRVVNSIMRIATSENNHQTIAVRSFSQLLKIISIIFCILVIIAILTKNDLITILTSLGAITAFVILVFRDTILGFVSGVQMASTKMIKVGDWIRIPKYNIEGTVIEINLTSAKIENFDKTITSVPTYDLISTAVTNFEFMRQKNIRRIKRSILFNIQSFHFCNSDKLKKFRDVYLIKNYIQKKQKEIDIFNKEKNIDVTISINGRRLTNIGLFRQYALEYLSQHPKISQTETLMVRHLETTPYGLPVELYCFTNTSESIQYEQIQASVFDHLLTAAKEFDLEVTQVTKKEILKKW